One Paraburkholderia kururiensis DNA window includes the following coding sequences:
- a CDS encoding form I ribulose bisphosphate carboxylase large subunit, translating into MNDFSQAAIDSARETRNPRNPRERYAAGVMKYREMGYWQPDYTPKDTDVIALFRITPQPGVDPEEAAAAVAGESSTATWTVVWTDRLTACDMYRAKAFRVEPVPVSRADEPQYFAYIAYELDLFEEGSIANLTASIIGNVFGFKPLKALRLEDMRIPVAYLKTFQGPATGIVVERERLDKYGRPLLGATVKPKLGLSGKNYGRVVYEGLKGGLDFLKDDENINSQAFMHWRDRFLFAMEAVNRAQAETGEVKGHYLNVTAGTMEEMYERAEFAKELGSCIVMIDLVIGWTAIQSMARWARKNDMILHLHRAGHSTYTRQRNHGISFRVIAKWVRMAGVDHVHAGTAVGKLEGDPLSVQGYYNVCREAHNEVDLSRGLFFDQPWAGLRKVMPVASGGIHAGQMHQLIDLFGDDVVLQFGGGTIGHPAGIQAGATANRVALEAMVKARNEGRDILNEGPDILEAAARSCTPLKQALDTWRDVTFNYASTDTPDFAATPTAA; encoded by the coding sequence ATGAACGACTTCAGTCAAGCAGCGATCGACTCCGCACGTGAAACACGCAACCCGCGCAATCCGCGCGAACGTTACGCCGCGGGCGTCATGAAATACCGCGAGATGGGTTACTGGCAACCCGACTACACGCCGAAAGATACGGACGTGATCGCGCTCTTTCGCATCACGCCGCAGCCCGGCGTGGACCCGGAAGAAGCCGCGGCGGCCGTGGCCGGCGAATCGTCCACGGCCACGTGGACCGTGGTATGGACCGACCGCCTCACGGCGTGCGACATGTACCGCGCGAAAGCGTTTCGCGTGGAGCCGGTGCCTGTTTCGCGCGCCGACGAACCGCAGTACTTCGCGTACATCGCCTACGAACTCGACCTGTTCGAAGAGGGCTCCATTGCGAACCTCACGGCGTCGATCATCGGCAACGTGTTCGGCTTCAAGCCGCTGAAGGCGCTGCGCCTGGAAGACATGCGCATTCCGGTGGCGTATCTGAAGACGTTCCAGGGCCCGGCCACCGGCATCGTGGTGGAGCGCGAACGGCTCGACAAATATGGGCGCCCGCTGCTGGGCGCCACGGTGAAGCCGAAGCTGGGTCTCTCGGGCAAGAACTATGGCCGCGTGGTGTACGAAGGTCTGAAGGGCGGGCTCGACTTCCTCAAGGACGACGAGAACATCAACTCGCAGGCGTTCATGCACTGGCGCGACCGCTTCCTCTTTGCGATGGAAGCTGTGAACCGCGCGCAGGCCGAAACGGGCGAGGTGAAGGGCCATTACCTCAACGTGACGGCGGGCACGATGGAAGAGATGTACGAGCGCGCCGAGTTCGCGAAGGAGTTGGGCTCGTGCATCGTGATGATCGACCTCGTGATCGGCTGGACCGCGATTCAGTCCATGGCGCGCTGGGCGCGCAAGAACGACATGATCCTGCACCTGCACCGCGCGGGGCACAGCACCTACACGCGCCAGCGCAATCACGGCATCTCGTTTCGCGTCATTGCGAAGTGGGTGCGCATGGCGGGCGTGGACCACGTTCACGCGGGCACCGCCGTGGGCAAGCTGGAAGGCGATCCGCTTTCGGTGCAGGGCTATTACAACGTGTGCCGCGAAGCGCACAACGAGGTCGATCTGTCACGCGGCCTGTTCTTCGATCAACCGTGGGCGGGTTTGCGCAAGGTGATGCCGGTGGCCTCGGGCGGCATTCACGCGGGGCAGATGCATCAATTGATCGACCTGTTCGGCGACGACGTGGTGCTGCAATTCGGCGGCGGCACCATCGGCCACCCCGCGGGCATTCAGGCGGGCGCCACGGCGAACCGCGTGGCGCTGGAAGCCATGGTGAAGGCGCGCAACGAGGGCCGCGACATCCTCAACGAAGGGCCCGACATTCTGGAGGCCGCTGCGCGCTCGTGCACGCCGCTCAAGCAGGCGCTGGATACGTGGCGCGACGTGACGTTCAACTACGCGTCCACGGACACGCCCGACTTCGCCGCCACGCCCACGGCTGCCTGA
- a CDS encoding phosphoribulokinase translates to MSVKHPIIAVTGSSGAGTTTVMKSFAHIFRREHIKAQIVEGDAFHRYDRNGMREAMKQREHEGVLNFSHFGPEANLLEELESLFVSYGENGTGKLRHYVHDEGEARVYQQDAGTFTPWEDVEADTDLMFYEGLHGAAVTDKVDIGRHADLLVGVVPIINLEWIQKLHRDQNMRGYSHEAVVDTILRRMPDYVNYICPQFSRTHVNFQRVPTVDTSNPFIAREIPQPDESFVVIRFARPKGIDFPYLLTMLHDSFMSRPNVIVVPGGKMGLAMQLIFTPMILQLLDRRARA, encoded by the coding sequence ATGTCGGTCAAACATCCCATCATCGCGGTGACGGGCTCCAGCGGAGCGGGCACCACGACCGTGATGAAGAGCTTCGCCCACATCTTCAGACGCGAGCACATCAAGGCGCAGATCGTGGAGGGCGACGCCTTCCACCGTTACGACCGCAACGGCATGCGCGAGGCCATGAAGCAGCGCGAGCACGAAGGCGTGCTCAACTTCAGCCACTTCGGGCCGGAGGCGAATCTGCTCGAAGAACTTGAATCGCTGTTCGTGAGCTACGGCGAGAACGGCACGGGCAAGCTGCGCCACTACGTGCACGACGAAGGCGAAGCGCGCGTCTACCAGCAGGACGCCGGCACCTTCACGCCGTGGGAAGACGTGGAAGCCGATACGGACCTCATGTTCTACGAAGGGCTGCACGGTGCCGCCGTGACGGACAAGGTCGACATAGGACGCCATGCGGACCTGCTGGTGGGCGTCGTGCCCATCATCAACCTGGAGTGGATCCAGAAGCTGCATCGCGACCAGAACATGCGCGGCTATTCGCACGAAGCCGTGGTGGACACCATCCTGCGCCGCATGCCCGATTACGTGAACTACATCTGCCCGCAGTTCTCGCGCACGCATGTGAATTTTCAGCGCGTGCCCACGGTGGATACGTCGAACCCCTTTATCGCAAGGGAGATTCCGCAGCCCGACGAGAGCTTCGTGGTGATCCGCTTCGCGCGGCCGAAGGGCATCGACTTTCCGTATCTGCTCACCATGCTGCACGACTCGTTCATGTCGCGCCCGAACGTGATCGTGGTGCCGGGCGGAAAGATGGGCCTCGCCATGCAGCTCATCTTCACACCGATGATTCTCCAACTGCTGGACCGGCGCGCGCGTGCTTGA
- the tkt gene encoding transketolase — MSAVAEPVAAAAQQQMADALRFLAIDGVEAAKSGHPGMPLGMAEIAVALWDRHLKHNPHNPAWPDRDRFVLSNGHGSMLLYALLHLTGYDLPVDELKRFRQLHAKTPGHPEVGVTPGVETTTGPLGQGLANAVGMALAEALLAREFNRPGHAIVDHRTYVFVGDGCLMEGISHEAASLAGTLRLDKLVVLYDDNGISIDGHVVQWFADDTPARFAAYGWHVVRDVDGHDIDAVDDALNEAKKAGRPTLICCKTLIGKGSPSKAGTHDVHGAPLGAEEVAATRRALGWPHAPFEVPDDLRARWNARMRGEAAEAEWRRRFESYRQHYPNEAAEFERRMRGELPAQWRDAVRAMLRDTDSAAQTVATRKASQQTIAMLARVLPELLGGSADLTGSNLTDWKGAVDVRIEANGPSAELKGGNYIHYGVREFGMSAVMNGIALHRGYLPFGGTFLTFSDYARNALRMAALMKTRTVFVFTHDSVGLGEDGPTHQPVEHAASLRLIPGLDVWRPCDTVETAQAWASAVEREGPSCLLLSRQNVPFVSRSAQQIEAIARGGYVLRDWSLPSTAQRVVLIATGSEVTLALDAAAQLTDAGVAVRVVSMPSTTVFDREPAAWRDAVLPPGVPRVAVEAGVRAFWRQYVGLDGGVVGIDSFGESAPAAALFAHFNLTAQAVADEARRVVHVAR, encoded by the coding sequence ATGAGTGCTGTTGCAGAACCCGTTGCTGCCGCCGCGCAGCAACAGATGGCCGACGCGCTGCGCTTTCTCGCCATCGACGGCGTAGAGGCCGCGAAGTCGGGCCACCCCGGCATGCCGCTCGGCATGGCCGAGATTGCCGTCGCGTTGTGGGACCGGCATCTCAAGCACAATCCGCACAACCCGGCGTGGCCGGACCGCGACCGCTTCGTGCTCTCGAACGGGCACGGGTCCATGCTGCTTTACGCGCTGCTGCATCTGACGGGCTATGACTTGCCTGTCGATGAATTGAAGCGCTTTCGTCAGTTGCATGCGAAGACGCCGGGGCACCCTGAAGTGGGCGTGACGCCCGGCGTGGAGACTACGACCGGGCCGCTCGGCCAGGGTCTCGCCAACGCCGTGGGTATGGCGCTGGCCGAAGCACTGCTCGCGCGCGAATTCAACCGGCCGGGGCATGCCATTGTCGATCACCGCACCTACGTGTTCGTGGGCGACGGCTGTTTGATGGAGGGCATCTCGCACGAGGCGGCGTCGCTCGCGGGCACGCTGCGGCTCGACAAGCTCGTCGTGCTCTACGACGACAACGGCATTTCCATCGACGGTCACGTCGTGCAATGGTTCGCCGACGACACGCCCGCGCGGTTTGCCGCCTATGGCTGGCACGTGGTGCGCGACGTGGACGGGCACGACATCGACGCCGTGGACGACGCGCTGAACGAAGCGAAAAAGGCAGGACGTCCCACGCTGATCTGCTGCAAGACGCTGATTGGCAAGGGCTCGCCTTCGAAGGCCGGCACGCACGACGTGCACGGTGCGCCGCTGGGTGCGGAAGAAGTAGCGGCCACGCGCCGCGCGCTCGGCTGGCCGCATGCGCCGTTCGAAGTACCCGACGACTTGCGCGCGCGCTGGAACGCACGCATGCGCGGCGAGGCGGCGGAGGCCGAGTGGCGTCGCCGTTTCGAGTCGTACCGCCAGCATTATCCGAACGAGGCCGCCGAATTCGAGCGCCGCATGCGGGGCGAGCTGCCGGCGCAATGGCGCGATGCGGTACGCGCGATGCTGCGCGACACGGACAGCGCGGCGCAGACGGTCGCCACGCGCAAGGCATCGCAGCAGACCATCGCCATGCTCGCGCGCGTGCTGCCTGAACTGCTGGGCGGCTCGGCCGACCTGACGGGCTCGAACCTCACGGACTGGAAGGGCGCCGTCGATGTGCGCATCGAAGCGAACGGGCCCTCGGCGGAGTTGAAAGGCGGCAACTACATCCACTACGGCGTGCGCGAGTTCGGCATGAGCGCGGTGATGAACGGTATCGCGCTGCATCGCGGCTACCTGCCGTTCGGCGGCACGTTCCTCACGTTCTCCGACTACGCGCGCAACGCATTGCGAATGGCCGCGTTGATGAAGACACGCACCGTCTTCGTCTTCACGCACGATTCGGTCGGCCTGGGCGAAGACGGGCCCACGCATCAACCGGTGGAACATGCGGCGAGCCTGCGTCTGATTCCGGGCCTCGACGTCTGGCGGCCCTGCGATACGGTGGAAACCGCGCAGGCGTGGGCCAGCGCCGTCGAGCGAGAGGGGCCGTCGTGTCTGCTGCTGAGCCGCCAGAACGTGCCGTTCGTGTCGCGCAGCGCGCAGCAGATCGAAGCCATTGCACGCGGCGGCTATGTGCTGCGCGACTGGTCTTTGCCGTCCACGGCACAACGCGTCGTGCTGATTGCTACGGGTTCCGAAGTAACGCTCGCACTGGACGCCGCCGCACAACTGACCGACGCGGGCGTCGCGGTGCGCGTGGTCTCGATGCCCTCCACCACGGTGTTCGATCGCGAGCCGGCTGCCTGGCGCGATGCCGTGCTGCCGCCCGGCGTGCCGCGCGTAGCCGTGGAAGCCGGCGTGCGTGCGTTCTGGCGGCAATACGTGGGCCTCGACGGCGGCGTGGTGGGCATCGACTCGTTCGGCGAATCCGCACCGGCTGCTGCGCTGTTCGCGCACTTCAACCTCACCGCGCAGGCCGTGGCCGACGAAGCCCGCCGCGTGGTGCACGTCGCGCGATGA
- a CDS encoding ribulose bisphosphate carboxylase small subunit — protein MRITQGTFSFLPELTDEEISAQINYALGQGWACSVEYTDDPHPRNTYWDMWGLPMFDLRDAAGVMQEVKACRATFPRHYIKVNAFDSVRGFETMRLSFIVNRPPHEPGFRLTRQEAHGRVQRYVMASYAGERPEGERYGAQE, from the coding sequence ATGCGCATCACACAAGGGACGTTTTCTTTTCTGCCCGAACTGACCGACGAAGAGATCAGCGCACAGATCAACTATGCGCTGGGCCAGGGCTGGGCGTGCTCGGTCGAATACACGGACGACCCGCATCCGCGCAATACCTACTGGGACATGTGGGGCCTGCCCATGTTCGACCTGCGCGACGCGGCCGGCGTAATGCAGGAAGTGAAGGCGTGCCGCGCCACGTTCCCGCGGCACTACATCAAGGTGAATGCGTTCGATTCGGTGCGCGGTTTCGAGACCATGCGGCTCTCGTTCATCGTGAACCGGCCGCCGCACGAGCCGGGTTTCCGCCTCACACGCCAGGAGGCACACGGTCGCGTGCAGCGCTACGTCATGGCGAGTTATGCGGGCGAGCGTCCCGAGGGCGAACGCTATGGCGCGCAGGAGTGA
- the cbbX gene encoding CbbX protein, producing the protein MTVEAPIEQRAPGRSVSAAGRHDGEPQTAPCEATHAAGGADSAHVDLAALYRDSGIGDVLAELDRDLVGLVPVKTRIREVAAHLLVERARDALGLAGSPPTLHMCFSGNPGTGKTTVAMRMAEVLHRLGYIRRNHLVSVTRDDLVGQYIGHTAPKTREVLKRAMGGVLFIDEAYYLYRPENERDYGQEAIEILLQTMENQRDDLVVILAGYASRMEIFFESNPGFRSRIAHHITFPDYDEAELLDIADRMLATMHYRFDADSREAFADYLAIRTRQPGFANARSVRNALDRARLRQANRLFAAAMQTDAPLDASALTLIAAADVRASRVFSEPMAGAAHGEGHAGAPPG; encoded by the coding sequence ATGACGGTGGAGGCACCCATCGAGCAGCGCGCGCCGGGCCGCAGTGTATCTGCGGCGGGCCGGCACGACGGCGAACCGCAGACCGCGCCTTGCGAAGCGACGCATGCGGCAGGCGGCGCTGACTCCGCACACGTGGACCTCGCCGCGCTCTATCGCGATTCCGGTATCGGCGACGTGCTGGCCGAACTGGATCGCGATCTGGTCGGCCTCGTGCCCGTGAAGACGCGCATTCGCGAAGTGGCGGCGCACCTGCTCGTGGAGCGCGCGCGCGATGCGCTCGGCCTTGCGGGCTCGCCGCCCACGCTGCACATGTGCTTCTCCGGCAACCCCGGCACCGGCAAGACCACGGTTGCCATGCGCATGGCCGAGGTGCTGCACCGGCTCGGCTACATTCGCCGCAACCATCTGGTGTCCGTGACGCGCGACGACCTGGTGGGTCAATACATCGGCCACACCGCCCCGAAAACGCGCGAGGTGCTCAAGCGCGCGATGGGCGGCGTGCTGTTCATCGATGAAGCGTATTACCTGTATCGCCCCGAAAACGAGCGCGACTACGGGCAGGAGGCCATCGAAATCCTGCTGCAGACCATGGAGAACCAGCGCGACGACCTCGTCGTGATTCTGGCGGGCTACGCCTCGCGCATGGAGATTTTCTTCGAGAGCAACCCGGGCTTTCGCTCGCGCATTGCACACCACATCACGTTTCCGGATTACGACGAGGCCGAGCTGCTCGACATAGCGGACCGCATGCTCGCCACCATGCATTACCGGTTCGACGCGGATTCGCGTGAGGCCTTCGCCGACTATCTCGCCATTCGCACACGCCAGCCGGGCTTTGCGAACGCGCGCTCCGTGCGCAATGCGCTGGACCGCGCGCGCCTGCGCCAGGCCAACCGTCTTTTTGCCGCTGCCATGCAAACCGATGCGCCTCTCGATGCTTCCGCGCTCACGCTGATTGCCGCCGCCGACGTGCGCGCGAGCCGCGTGTTCAGCGAGCCGATGGCAGGCGCCGCTCACGGTGAAGGCCATGCCGGCGCGCCCCCAGGTTAA
- the pqqA gene encoding pyrroloquinoline quinone precursor peptide PqqA — MQWTTPSYADMRLGFEITMYIATR, encoded by the coding sequence ATGCAATGGACCACCCCAAGCTACGCCGATATGCGTCTAGGCTTTGAAATCACGATGTATATCGCTACGCGATAA
- a CDS encoding class 1 fructose-bisphosphatase: MLDGRTTLSKFLIDTLDREPCPAQAAGLSALLIDVAAAIKAISAVLTRGALGGQHGSAQSVNTHGEEQKKLDVVTNEIFVQQCEWDGLLAAMVSEEMEEVYAIPKVYPRGEYLLAFDPLDGSSNIDINGVVGSIFSVLRNTGEPQAQVGESAFLRPGREQVAAGYAIYGPSTMLVLSVGTGTHGFTLERDVGNFVLTHSNIRIPEETEEFAINVSNERFWEPPVRRYVQECKDGRTGCRQRDFNMRWIASMVAEVHRILMRGGVFMYPRDSKTSAMEGRLRLLYEANPMSFLVEQAGGHAITGRERILDVQPRRLHERVPVILGSKQEVERIGRYHGEYDRGEDKPFTSPLFGTRSLFLPDFTA, translated from the coding sequence ATGCTCGACGGACGAACCACCCTCTCGAAGTTTCTGATCGATACGCTGGACCGCGAGCCGTGCCCGGCCCAGGCGGCCGGGCTCTCTGCCTTGCTGATCGACGTGGCCGCCGCCATCAAGGCCATTTCGGCGGTACTCACGCGCGGCGCGCTGGGCGGCCAGCACGGTTCCGCGCAAAGCGTGAACACGCACGGCGAGGAGCAGAAGAAGCTCGACGTCGTCACCAACGAAATCTTCGTGCAGCAATGCGAGTGGGACGGTCTGCTCGCCGCGATGGTCTCCGAGGAAATGGAGGAGGTCTACGCCATTCCGAAGGTGTACCCGCGCGGCGAGTATCTGTTGGCGTTCGATCCGCTCGACGGCTCGTCGAACATCGACATCAACGGCGTGGTGGGTTCCATCTTCTCCGTGCTGCGCAATACCGGCGAGCCGCAGGCGCAGGTGGGCGAGAGCGCATTCCTGCGGCCCGGCCGCGAGCAGGTGGCGGCGGGCTACGCCATCTATGGACCCTCCACCATGCTCGTGCTTTCCGTGGGCACCGGCACGCATGGGTTCACGCTGGAGCGCGACGTGGGCAACTTCGTGCTCACGCATTCGAACATCAGGATTCCGGAGGAAACCGAAGAGTTCGCCATCAACGTTTCCAACGAACGCTTCTGGGAGCCGCCCGTGCGCCGCTACGTGCAGGAGTGCAAGGACGGCCGCACGGGCTGCCGCCAACGCGACTTCAACATGCGCTGGATCGCGTCGATGGTGGCGGAGGTGCATCGCATCCTGATGCGCGGCGGCGTGTTCATGTACCCGCGCGATTCGAAGACCTCGGCCATGGAAGGGCGTCTGCGTCTGCTCTACGAAGCCAACCCCATGAGCTTTCTCGTGGAGCAGGCGGGCGGCCACGCCATTACGGGCCGCGAGCGCATTCTCGACGTGCAGCCGCGCCGGCTGCATGAACGCGTGCCGGTGATCCTGGGATCGAAGCAGGAAGTGGAGCGCATTGGCCGCTATCACGGCGAATACGACCGCGGCGAGGACAAGCCTTTCACGTCCCCGCTCTTCGGCACGCGCTCGCTGTTCCTGCCGGATTTCACGGCTTGA